The following coding sequences lie in one Notolabrus celidotus isolate fNotCel1 chromosome 6, fNotCel1.pri, whole genome shotgun sequence genomic window:
- the LOC117814720 gene encoding uncharacterized protein LOC117814720 isoform X1 — MNRTNCCVKHCRQSTFGDPAGGKPGSGLTFYSFPAWRRNEGKEVSELTMRRRAAWVAAVGRWNITFNCIPTSMRVCSRHFHSGKPAYEMLQSDPDWAPSLKLGHAEGSGQHAKRLLLAVRDKKTKKKRERELNEEKEVKKRRLDVSRPPQCGPEGGGPEGGGPEGGGPEGGGPEGPGPEGGGPEGPGPEGPEGGRGPLRATDRPWREVRSLLLSVLKHPADQTHEEAVHAGKETDFRDFFRESLRASLEDFSKSRTLPVQQAPIYVDLKEDRDLRSSSSSSCVNCVLLQRKVIELREELSLASGGQGGGRVPPVTIRAHRVQQRPEVAQIEETVPDWAEPIDGDPEASSPSSCPLCIRPPSRRQPRPFRKIWLHMFWFLRYSASRNIMWCHVCRLHDDKKHRDKEMVKGTRKFKLDNIRRHGSRLYHVDNVERYTKQAGSRTPGDAFRVTERPGGGESSETLKMTSSEIQI; from the exons ATGAACAGGACCAACTGCTGCGTGAAGCACTGCCGGCAGTCCACCTTCGGTGACCCCGCCGGAGGGAAGCCTGGGAGCGGCCTCACCTTCTACTCCTTCCCCGCCTGGAGGAGGAACGAAGGGAAGGAGGTCTCCGAGCTGACCATGAGGAGGAGGGCCGCCTGGGTCGCTGCTGTGGGCCGCTGGAACATCACCTTCAACTGCATCCCCACCTCCATGAGGGTGTGCTCCAGACACTTCCACTCAG GTAAACCAGCCTACGAGATGCTGCAGTCAGACCCAGACTGGGCTCCCTCACTGAAGCTGGGTCACGCTGAAGGAAGTGGCCAACACGCCAAGCGTCTCCTCCTCGCCgtcagagacaaaaagacaaagaagaagagagaaagggaacTGAACGAGGAAAAGGAAGTGAAGAAGAGACGGTTAGATGTGTCCAGACCTCCTCAGTGCGGACCAGAGGGAGGGGGACCAGAGGGAGGAGGACCAGAGGGAGGAGGACCAGAGGGAGGAGGACCAGAGGGACCAGGACCAGAGGGAGGAGGACCAGAGGGACCAGGACCAGAGGGaccagagggaggaagag gTCCTCTGAGAGCGACCGATCGTCCCTGGAGAGAAGtcagatctctgctgctgtcggTCCTgaagcatcctgcagaccagacgCACGAGGaagcagtgcatgctgggaaggAGACAGACTTCAGG GACTTCTTCAGAGAGTCCCTCAGGGCGTCTCTGGAAGACTTCAGCAAGTCCAGGACCCTGCCGGTCCAGCAGGCCCCCATCTACGTGGACCTTAAAGAGGATCGAGATCTGAGGTCCTCCTCGTCTTCGTCCTGTGTGAACTgtgtgctgctgcagaggaagGTCATCGAGCTGCGGGAGGAGCTGTCTCTCGCCTCAGGAGGTCAGGGGGGCGGGAGGGTCCCACCTGTCACTATCAGGGCTCACCGGGTCCAGCAGAGACCAGAGGTGGCCCAGATAGAAGAGACGGTCCCGGACT GGGCGGAGCCTATTGATGGAGACCCCGAAGCATCGTCGCCCAGCAGCTGTCCGCTCTGCATCCgccccccctccaggagacaGCCTCGCCCCTTCAGGAAGATCTGGCTCCACATGTTCTGGTTCCTGCGATACTCGGCGAGCCGCAACATCATGTGGTGTCACGTGTGCCGTCTCCACGACGACAAGAAGCACCGCGACAAAGAGATGGTCAAAGGCACCCGCAAGTTCAAGCTGGACAACATCCGGCGTCACGGCTCCCGGCTCTACCATGTGGACAACGTGGAGCGCTACACCAAGCAGGCGGGCAGCCGGACGCCCGGAGACGCCTTCAGGGTCACGGAGCGTCCGGGCGGAGGAGAGAGTTCAGAGACCTtaaagatgacctcatcagaGATACAgatataa
- the phf21ab gene encoding PHD finger protein 21A: protein MLQVDGFPTGDGVKADQSAGRLTGSMMELQTLQEALKVEIQIHQKLVAQMKQDPQNADLKKQLHELQAKITALSEKQKKVVEQLRKELLVKQEPEAKLQLHVQNSSSRWRHQAGHPAAEPADTWRTAADPDGHPGPHREDSTSGAESCRNAHPPWLCPATTPSHCRDGHHSYHQTRLTEHPHQPAEEVKQGKQGKQGKQGKQVKQGKQAKQAKQGKQGKQGKQVKQGKQAKQAKQGKQVKQGKQAKQKKVVEQLRKELLVKQEPEAKLQLHVQTPPVGGDIKPVTLLQSQQIPGGLQQTLTVTPVLTAKTLPLVLKAAATPTLPGSVLPQRPPTVAMVTTAITKPDSQNIPINLQVASKLTNQSSEPVRLVSKNAMVVRPKPATPTNIPIAPAPPPPMMAAPQLLQRPVMLATKLTSSLSTAAPIHQVRIVNGQPCSKTGTTPLTGIVITTPVSASPARLASPAQVPTPILTATPVQPIQISSLTIEPKKTVKPGGGAEQKAIVILPSPSTPPLSPPPPPPPPRPKREENPEKLAFMVSLGLVTHDHLEEIQSKRQERKRRTTANPVYSGAVFEPERKKSAVSYLNSPLHQGTRKRGRPPKYSSVTELGSLTPTSPSSPVHPLPLPSPSSGDGDIHEDFCTVCRRSGQLLMCDTCSRVYHLDCLDPPLKTIPKGMWICPKCQDQILKKEEAIPWPGTLAIVHSYIAYKEAKEEEKQKLMKWSSELKLEREQLEQRVKQLSNSITKCMETKNTILARQKEMQMSLDKVKHLIRLIQAFNFNKALAESDGKDIISARVQDRAEVAVGSDAATEDSSAEKVIDGSSSAGSNAAAAAADNDKQEERGATGNTQTTGGTGATGGDIQSQAVLEGSTVPATDNSPAVGAGAVVGEGAVVEGDTGTGVRAEVVAEPDAEETPVVDIPAPLVVATVATTNGTTEPACPDHSPAGGRTTTNATTTNTTTNSENKMAAVNPAETAVEKKQEEIIDSDGSNNNNSKTSEPSQHSLPALVSSLDNKK, encoded by the exons aaaaAGGTGGTGGAGCAGCTGAGAAAGGAGCTCTTGGTGAAGCAGGAGCCGGAGGCCAAGCTGCAGCTGCACGTCCAAAACTCCTCCAGTAGGTGGCGACATCAAGCCGGTCACCCTGCTGCAGAGCCAGCAGATACCTGGAGGACTGCAGCAG ACCCTGACGGTCACCCCGGTCCTCACCGCGAAGACTCTACCTCTGGTGCTGAAAGCTGCCGCAACGCCCACCCTCCCTGGCTCTGTCCTGCCACAACGCCCTCCCACTGTCGCGATGGTCACCACAGCTATCACCAAACCCGACTCACAGAACATCCCCATCAACCTGCAG AGGAG gtgaagcaggggaagcaggggaagcaggggAAACAGGGGAAGCAGgtgaagcaggggaagcaggcGAAGCAGGcgaagcaggggaagcaggggAAACAGGGGAAGCAGgtgaagcaggggaagcaggcGAAGCAGGcgaagcaggggaagcaggtgaagcaggggaagcaggcGAAGCAG aaaaAGGTGGTGGAGCAGCTGAGAAAGGAGCTCTTGGTGAAGCAGGAGCCGGAGGCCAAGCTGCAGCTGCACGTCCAAACTCCTCCAGTAGGTGGCGACATCAAGCCGGTCACCCTGCTGCAGAGCCAGCAGATACCTGGAGGACTGCAGCAG ACCCTGACGGTCACCCCGGTCCTCACCGCGAAGACTCTACCTCTGGTGCTGAAAGCTGCCGCAACGCCCACCCTCCCTGGCTCTGTCCTGCCACAACGCCCTCCCACTGTCGCGATGGTCACCACAGCTATCACCAAACCCGACTCACAGAACATCCCCATCAACCTGCAGGTGGCTAGcaagctgaccaatcagagctccgAGCCCGTGCGACTCGTATCAAAGAACGCCATGGTG GTAAGGCCAAAACCGGCCACACCTACAAACATCCCCATCGCCCCGGCCCCTCCCCCTCCCATGATGGCCGCCCCCCAGCTGCTCCAGAGGCCGGTCATGTTGGCCACCAAGCTGACGTCCTCGCTGTCCACGGCGGCTCCCATCCATCAGGTCCGCATCGTGAACGGACAGCCGTGCAGTAAGACCGGCACCACCCCGCTGACCGGCATCGTCATCACCACGCCGGTCTCTGCTAGCCCCGCCCGCCTCGCCAGCCCCGCCCAGGTACCCACCCCCATCCTCACCGCGACCCCTGTCCAGCCGATCCAGATCAGCAGCCTGACCATTGAGCCCAAG aaGACTGTTAAACCAGGCGGAGGAGCCGAGCAGAAGGCCATCGtcatcctcccctctccctccactcccccgctgtctcctcctcctcctcctcctcctcccagacCCAAGAGAGAGGAGAACCCGGAG aAACTGGCCTTCATGGTGTCTCTGGGCCTCGTCACACACGACCACTTAGAGG agattcagagtaaaagacaggagaggaagaggagaacgACAGCCAACCCCGTGTACAGCGGTGCTGTGTTTGAACCCGAG AGGAAAAAGAGTGCAGTGAGTTACCTGAACAGCCCTCTGCACCAGGGGACCAGGAAGAGAG GTCGCCCACCCAAATACAGCAGCGTCACGGAGCTGGGCAGCCTCACCCCGACCTCCCCCTCCAGCCCCGTCCATCCCCTCCCCCTGCCCAGCCCCAGCTCTGGGGAT GGAGACATCCATGAGGATTTCTGCACTGTGTGCAGACGCAGTGGCCAGTTGCTCATGTGCGACACGTGTTCTCGTGTTTATCACCTGGACTGCCTGGATCCACCCCTGAAAACCATTCCTAAAGGCATGTGGATCTGTCCAAAATGCCAAGATCAG AtcctgaaaaaagaagaagccatTCCCTGGCCCGGTACTCTGGCTATTGTTCATTCCTACATCGCTTACAAAGAAG ctaaagaagaagagaagcagaAGCTGATGAAATGGAGTTCAGAGCTGAAGCTGGAGCGAGAGCAGCTGGAGCAGAGAGTCAAACAGCTCAGCAACTCCATAACA aaaTGCATGGAGACCAAAAACACCATCCTGGCTCGTCAGAAAGAGATGCAGATGTCTCTGGACAAAGTCAAACACCTGATCCGCCTCATCCAAGCCTTCAACTTCAACAAAGCTCTGGCAGAGTCAGACGGTAAGGACATCATCAGTGCCAGAGTCCAGGACAGAGCCGAGGTGGCGGTCGGCTCTGACGCCGCCACAGAGGACAGCTCTGCAGAGAAGGTAATAGACGGCAGCTCCTCGGCCGGCAGCaacgccgccgccgccgccgccgacaACGACAAACAAGAGGAGCGCGGCGCCACGGGGAACACCCAGACGACAGGAGGGACGGGAGCGACGGGGGGAGACATCCAGAGCCAGGCCGTGCTAGAAGGCAGCACGGTCCCGGCGACAGATAACAGTCCTGCTGTGGGCGCGGGGGCCGTGGTCGGGGAGGGGGCCGTAGTCGAGGGGGACACAGGGACCGGGGTCCGGGCCGAGGTTGTGGCCGAGCCCGACGCCGAGGAAACTCCGGTGGTTGACATTCCCGCTCCCTTAGTGGTCGCGACCGTTGCCACAACCAACGGTACGACCGAGCCCGCCTGCCCCGACCACAGCCCGGCAGGAGGCCGCACCACCACCAAcgccaccaccaccaacaccaccaccaacTCTGAGAACAAGATGGCTGCCGTCAACCCTGCAGAGACAGCGGTGGAGAAGAAACAGGAGGAGATCATTGACAGTGAcggcagcaacaacaacaacagcaaaaccTCAGAACCCTCCCAGCATTCTTTGCCAGCTCTCGTCAGCAGTTTGGACAATAAAAAGTAA
- the LOC117814720 gene encoding uncharacterized protein LOC117814720 isoform X2 translates to MNRTNCCVKHCRQSTFGDPAGGKPGSGLTFYSFPAWRRNEGKEVSELTMRRRAAWVAAVGRWNITFNCIPTSMRVCSRHFHSGKPAYEMLQSDPDWAPSLKLGHAEGSGQHAKRLLLAVRDKKTKKKRERELNEEKEVKKRRLDVSRPPQCGPEGGGPEGGGPEGGGPEGPEGGRGPLRATDRPWREVRSLLLSVLKHPADQTHEEAVHAGKETDFRDFFRESLRASLEDFSKSRTLPVQQAPIYVDLKEDRDLRSSSSSSCVNCVLLQRKVIELREELSLASGGQGGGRVPPVTIRAHRVQQRPEVAQIEETVPDWAEPIDGDPEASSPSSCPLCIRPPSRRQPRPFRKIWLHMFWFLRYSASRNIMWCHVCRLHDDKKHRDKEMVKGTRKFKLDNIRRHGSRLYHVDNVERYTKQAGSRTPGDAFRVTERPGGGESSETLKMTSSEIQI, encoded by the exons ATGAACAGGACCAACTGCTGCGTGAAGCACTGCCGGCAGTCCACCTTCGGTGACCCCGCCGGAGGGAAGCCTGGGAGCGGCCTCACCTTCTACTCCTTCCCCGCCTGGAGGAGGAACGAAGGGAAGGAGGTCTCCGAGCTGACCATGAGGAGGAGGGCCGCCTGGGTCGCTGCTGTGGGCCGCTGGAACATCACCTTCAACTGCATCCCCACCTCCATGAGGGTGTGCTCCAGACACTTCCACTCAG GTAAACCAGCCTACGAGATGCTGCAGTCAGACCCAGACTGGGCTCCCTCACTGAAGCTGGGTCACGCTGAAGGAAGTGGCCAACACGCCAAGCGTCTCCTCCTCGCCgtcagagacaaaaagacaaagaagaagagagaaagggaacTGAACGAGGAAAAGGAAGTGAAGAAGAGACGGTTAGATGTGTCCAGACCTCCTCAGTGCGGACCAGAGGGAGGGGGACCAGAGGGAGGAGGACCAGAGGGAGGAG GACCAGAGGGaccagagggaggaagag gTCCTCTGAGAGCGACCGATCGTCCCTGGAGAGAAGtcagatctctgctgctgtcggTCCTgaagcatcctgcagaccagacgCACGAGGaagcagtgcatgctgggaaggAGACAGACTTCAGG GACTTCTTCAGAGAGTCCCTCAGGGCGTCTCTGGAAGACTTCAGCAAGTCCAGGACCCTGCCGGTCCAGCAGGCCCCCATCTACGTGGACCTTAAAGAGGATCGAGATCTGAGGTCCTCCTCGTCTTCGTCCTGTGTGAACTgtgtgctgctgcagaggaagGTCATCGAGCTGCGGGAGGAGCTGTCTCTCGCCTCAGGAGGTCAGGGGGGCGGGAGGGTCCCACCTGTCACTATCAGGGCTCACCGGGTCCAGCAGAGACCAGAGGTGGCCCAGATAGAAGAGACGGTCCCGGACT GGGCGGAGCCTATTGATGGAGACCCCGAAGCATCGTCGCCCAGCAGCTGTCCGCTCTGCATCCgccccccctccaggagacaGCCTCGCCCCTTCAGGAAGATCTGGCTCCACATGTTCTGGTTCCTGCGATACTCGGCGAGCCGCAACATCATGTGGTGTCACGTGTGCCGTCTCCACGACGACAAGAAGCACCGCGACAAAGAGATGGTCAAAGGCACCCGCAAGTTCAAGCTGGACAACATCCGGCGTCACGGCTCCCGGCTCTACCATGTGGACAACGTGGAGCGCTACACCAAGCAGGCGGGCAGCCGGACGCCCGGAGACGCCTTCAGGGTCACGGAGCGTCCGGGCGGAGGAGAGAGTTCAGAGACCTtaaagatgacctcatcagaGATACAgatataa